In Oreochromis niloticus isolate F11D_XX linkage group LG22, O_niloticus_UMD_NMBU, whole genome shotgun sequence, the sequence CTGACCTCAAATGCTCTTCTGGATGAATGAGTAaaacttcacacagacactCCAAAATTTCATAGAGGGCTTTCCCAGGAAAAATGGAAGCTGTTAGAGCGGCAAGAGGGAGCCAACTCCATATTACTGTCTGTGGATTCAGAATGGGATGTGCCCAaacttttgtccatatagttGTATTATAATTATTAATGTTATAATAATCAGAATTGTTCATTATGACAATCCCTCGTGCTTCTTGAATTAACAATGGCCACTGTACTTATCATAACTGTAAGGAGGTTTCCTGTTCATTAagggagttgtacttacatttaAATGCAACTTTAACTACAAGAGTTCTTAATTATCTGGCCAAACCATTTACTGGGTACTGAGCAATGCTCAATCCAATACCagtgcctcttttttttctttgttctacCTATACTTGTAATCTTTATGCCTCATTGTGTGCAActcattaaaatcattttcatgtaCGATAACATCAGGTCAGAGACTGCTGTGTAGCATCATGACTGAATTAATGCAGCAGATAGAGGAAACAATTAATCTTATAAAGACACTGATGAATGAACGCCATAATGAGGTCAGTACTGAGGCCATTTCCATTTTTGGTGTATTGATTCAGTGCTTCCATGCCGCTTATTGCAATTATTCCGCTATCATAACCAATAGAAACGGTGCTtactaaacagaaaaaaataagaccCAATTTGTAATAATAATTTGGCACACTCCTTTTTTACAGTATATAAGTAAGTAGGCAATTAGagtgtatatataaaaaagcaGGTGCATGATAGTACTGTGGAATCCACAAGCTGCTGTGTGCACCGTCTTGCCTACATTGCACGACTCGTAAGAGCAGAAAATTAAGGTTTTACCGATCAACCAGTTACGGCTTATGGATTTTCTTTCCCTGaccacagattaaaaaaaacttgattTGGGTTATTTTTTCACAATAATTGGTGCACAAATCACGCTTTGCAGAAACCAAATATGGAGCTACTGGTTCCTGTTCACTTTTGGCAACTTAAGTCACTCACCAATGTTGTGTATTTTGATGTTTGGCCTGACTGTGTAATCGGGAGTCTGAATGGAGTCCTCGTCTGCCTGGGAGACTGAGAAACACATCACAGCCACACATAGACAGAGAGAAGGAAGGAAAGGAGAGGAAGGAATGAAACGCAGAGagacagaggcagagagagTGAGACACAGACAAGGAGAGAAGACACTCCATTAAAACGACAGCACTGCGAAACAAGGGGGGGAGTGAATTTTAGGCACCATTAAATTTTGCACAGTTacagaagaagatgaaggagTCCGTGTACCCCTGCCACTGAAAAAGCATGAAGAAATCGTGGACTTTGAATCCAGAGTCCCAtgtgaaaattaaaacattaaaagcatTTGGAACAGAATTCATTATCACATTCAGTGTTCGTGCAGACATGGAATTAAACTCAGTCTGCGCAGGCAAATTAACCATGAATGAATGATGTTTGGGTTGTGTCTATTCATCTTTGTGtatttctgcctcttttcatcAGCTAATATGTTTGTCTGTGTAAGCCTGTGACTGCGATACAGAGTTAGGTGGATGGAACAGCATTAACGGAGGATGTGCACAGAGGCTGGTAGCAATTTGCAACTCATCAAGGATGTAAAGCATGTGTCATGAATATTCACATTTCATTCTTATCTTAAATAGTTGGAGGATTTAAggtgggacacacacacagaatgaaAAGAAGGCAGCTGAAACCAGAAATGTTTTTTGATAGCAAGCTGTTAAATGACCTTGTTAAGCGAAGGTTGGAGCTGGTAAACTGGCTAAATGCGCTCATGCATGCGCATCACAGCCATAAGAAACAGTTTACAGTTGACATTCTCCCATGTGTAGACACATGTGCTCAAACTCCTACACACTcctacacacacagatgcacccaaacacacacacacacatagaggcGTGGTAGACGCATCAATAGATTAGCAGTGACAGTgggatgggggtgggggggttggtGTTAAGGTGATGTGTACACAGGGGCTGACACTGGCCTGAGTGTGGGATGTATTAGTGCTGACAAGGTTAGAGGAAAGGGGGAGGCTTTCAGCACTGGGCTGCCTGATCAAAGGCCTGCAGGGAAGAGAGCAGGCTACCAGggtaaaaataacacacactaCACCGTGCAGCAGGCTTcggagagcaagagagagagaagaagagatagtcagagaaggagaaggagggggTGGTCAAGAGAGCTGCGGGAGAGAGGTATGGGGAGtgacagaagaagaggagggcAGAGAGCTGGATCATGCAATTCaatctatttttttctcttttacatcTTTTGTGCGTGTCACTTGCAGAGAGAGACAGCACATTACTGTAATAGCACCGAGACAGACAATAACATTAAGCCATCCGTCTCAAAGCACTGCTTCGAGGTAAAATACGCCATCATCAAAACCCTGCCAAGACAGCACGAGGCAGAAAAGCCTCTCTCTGAGACAGGACTGTCAGATCttagtttttctgtgtgtgtatgtgtgtatgtgtgggtgtctttgtctctgtttccctctgtgtTTGCGAGATACAAACAGATAGGAGGTGAGGGCAAATGAAGTGACACAGAAAGAGAGGAAATGGTATAAAATGAGCGGAGGAGACGTATACTAAGACTAAGGCAGATTTTTCTGGTCTCACCAGTGGAGCAGCAGACGAATACTCTCAGTCTCAGGCAGCTGTGACCGTGGTGGTGGTGCGTGGGCGTGGCTAAAACagagagcaaacacacacaacacatgtCAAACTTGTGCCCTCTGCAGGCCGCACGAACCCCAGCAGCTGGCTGTGTAAACTGCAGAGCTGCAACTGAGCAACAGCCCGTCCTCAGCTGAACTTCCAGAATCTATTAGCAGCACCCACGTACCATCAgtacatgtgtgtgtggcagCAGCTGAGGAAAAGCTCCTCATTATAATCTTAGATCAAAACAGTGAATGTGCAGCACCCTCAGTCTTTCGTGCAGGTGTTCGCAGGCCTGACTCACAGATGTAGTAGTACTCCTTGCCCACGTTGAACTCGTAGCCCAGGGAGAAGGCGCTGTAACGCTGGAACTTCTCTGAGAATTTGATGGGCGCGTGGGGCGCATGGGGCCGGTTGCACTCCCAACGCTTGGAGCCCTTCTGGGTGTTGCAGGTGCGGTAGCCGTGGTAGTCGACCATGTAGAGGATGTACTGCTCTGCCACGACACGCTCTAGCGTCCCACGCTGACTGGTGTTGTAGTGCGGGCAGTAGATGTCCAGGTAGTCGTTGACACTGACTTGCACTGTGTATCCCTCCCGTCGGAGGCTgacataaaaacaaagacagaaataagATGAATGCATTCAAAAAAGGCAGAAAGAAATGTGGGTAAGTGACTATGGAACCTCTCTAACCCTCTTTCACTATCTGTTAAAGGAATAGCTCAACATTTGCAAATCACAGTCTAggtaataacatttttttttttaggcaaAAAGCAGCCTGCACATATTTccctggaaaagaaaaactcgTTTTTGGATAAGTGAGCTTTCGCAGAGCTTGTAGATGAAGTCTATTACACTGGTATCAATTTTCTCATTTAATATTCAGCCAGAAAGCAGATGAACATATTCCCCGGAAATGTCAAGTAGCTGTTCAGTAAATAAAACCTAATCGCAGTGAAAAATACCATCACAAGatgaaaaaagtttttatgATCAACACTC encodes:
- the efna3a gene encoding ephrin-A3 isoform X1, which gives rise to MALATFSLSLITLALTNLHLSRASNRHAVYWNSSNLLLRREGYTVQVSVNDYLDIYCPHYNTSQRGTLERVVAEQYILYMVDYHGYRTCNTQKGSKRWECNRPHAPHAPIKFSEKFQRYSAFSLGYEFNVGKEYYYISTPTHHHHGHSCLRLRVFVCCSTVSQADEDSIQTPDYTVRPNIKIHNIDEFNPEVPKLEKSVSGSSPSRDRLLLTVAMLLVSAVLLS
- the efna3a gene encoding ephrin-A3 isoform X2; the protein is MALATFSLSLITLALTNLHLSRASNRHAVYWNSSNLLLRREGYTVQVSVNDYLDIYCPHYNTSQRGTLERVVAEQYILYMVDYHGYRTCNTQKGSKRWECNRPHAPHAPIKFSEKFQRYSAFSLGYEFNVGKEYYYISTPTHHHHGHSCLRLRVFVCCSTDEFNPEVPKLEKSVSGSSPSRDRLLLTVAMLLVSAVLLS